In Chitinophaga oryzae, the sequence AAGACAGCGGCCACTTCTTCCTCGCTGGCGCCGGGCATCAGGAGATAGTCAACAGTTTTTATTTTGATGGACTGCATAAACTGCCGCAAACAGGGCTGGGGCTCTGCAGTGCTAAAATGTCTTTTAATTGCTTCACGGAGATTATCGGCATAATTAACCAGACGACAGTTGGCAGGGGTACCGTTCTTCCTGCCGCTAATAGCATAAACAGCGGCTTCTTCAGGCAATTCGTCCAGATTATCTTTTTCATCAAGATTATTATCCGCTTTATAAATACGGAAGTCAGACACCTTTTCCCTGAGGGTTTTACTACGTTGTTCCATAGATGTAAAAGTTATTAGTGGATAAACACATGCTACAGTAGTTGGCAACAGATACAAAAATCCCTGGCTAACGAAATGGCATTAAGGCAATACGATCAGGATACGGACAGCATATATCCCTGTAAAACTATCACAACGTGGATATTCAGGCATTCCCTAACGTGGCATTTTTTTCTTTTTCTTCCCGGCTGAATGTTACTCTGTAGTCCAGTGCCGACAGCTTCTTTTCTGTGTTAATCCGAAAACTAAAGTCTCCGAACCTGGACAGTTCATCCCATATCCTTCCGGCATCCTGCTTAGGCCGCACAAAAAAAGTGGCGGCACTTCTGCGTGTAATTAAGTTTTCATAGGGCAACTCCCAGGCATCCACAACACCATCAGCAACTAACCGGTCCAAGGCATCTTTAACTTCGATTATTTCGGGTACATGCATAACAGTAAATTGAATTAAGGAAATCCGATTAACAACAATAAAATAAATTTATACTAAAATAGTTCAACATCCAAATCATTTGCAGATTATCTCGCAAGAAATTACCGATATTTTCCTAGAGTGGTGAAAGGTCCTTCTCCTGCTGCCGGGAATGGTATCTGCGCATAATTATCCTACTGATCATTTCGACATTTTCAGCCTCTTCAAACACCTTCATATGATCGCATTTTTTCAACGACACTTCATTGTAAGCTCCGCCTGCAAATTGTTCCCACGTGGTCACAAACGCTGCATTTCCGCTACTGCTCTGCGGATTGGTAAAATTGACGACATCTCCCCTAACAGGTGCTTTTCCCTGCTGATACTTTGAGAACAGCCGGTTGGCCGCTACCAGTACCCTCCTGTATCTTTCAATAAACAGGGCAGCATCTGCTTCCCGTCCATACATTTCCTGCAACATATTCACCGCATGCTCTATCTCCAGAAGTCCTGTCCGCTCATCTTCTTCCGGGCTATAGTTCTGTTGCGGAAAACTGTCTATGATAAACAATGTCACCGAAAACCCCTTCTCTTCCAGCATACGCGCAGTTTCATAAGCCAGCAGACCGCCAAAAGAATATCCCAGCAAAACACATTCACCGTATGCTGCTGATCTTCCTATCTTCTCACAGAAATACCCGATAAGTTCTTCCATGCCTGCTGCCGGTTCTTCTCCGGCCTTCAGGCCTTTCAGATAAAACAGGTGCGGGTCTGCCACATCTTTAATCCTATCAGCCAGTTTATCATATATCAGGCTGATACCCCCATAAGGAGGAAAAAAGAACAAAGGCGGCTTTTTACCACGTCCTTCTCCGGTTGACTCCTGCAGGATGGTTTCCCCCAGATCAGGTGTTAAGAGGGCAGCCTGTTTTTCAACAGTATCATATTTAAACAAGTCCATCATTTCTATTCTCCGCCCAAACTGTTCATTCATTCTGTTCCACAGTTTGATGATCCTGATAGAATCGCCTCCCATCCGGAAGAAGCTGTCGTGTTTACCAAAATCGCTGACTTTCAGCACAGCTTCCCATATTTTTCTGACAGCTGTTTCCCGGAGCGTATATACCACGTCCTGCTGTTCCTGCTGGCGGACGCCTTTTCCTGATGCAGACAATGCCTTCAGATCAGGTTTACCGCTGGCGTTTAACGGGATCCTTGGCAATTTGCCGAAATATGCCGGTATCATATAGTCCGGCAATATACTGCCCAGGTATGCCCTTAGCTGTCCTTCATCCGGCCCTGTATCACAAACATAATAGCAAAACAGTTCAGTAGTGCCGTTGCTGTTCTCTGTAGTGACTTCAGCGTCCTGCATTCCAGGGTATCTCAACACGGTATTTCTGATTTCCTGTAACTCTACTCTGTGACCACGTATTTTTACCTGCCTGTCCTTTCTGCCGGTGAATACCAGCCTTCCTGTTTCAGACCAGTATCCCCTGTCACCGGTGTTATAGACAACTGCTCCCGGATTAAACGGATCAGATATAAAGTATTTCCGCGTAAGCTCCGGCTGATTGAGATATCCGGCAGCTACGCCTGCACCGCCGATATAAATGGTTCCCTCCACACCTATCGGCATCAGCTGCAGCTGATCATTGCAGATATAAACCGCTGTATCGGTGATGGGCGTACCTATATAGCTGAGATCTGCGGTACCCGCGATTCGGCAGGATGCAGACCAAATGGTTGTTTCCGTAGGTCCATACACGTTCCAGAAGCGCGGTATGCTGGCGAACAACGTTTCTCCCAATGATACCGGCAGGAACTCTCCCCCGGAGAGCGCCTTTTTCAGCTTCCTCACCGCGTTACCGTGCTCAGCTGCGAGGGTGGCCCATATAGTAGGAGTAGCCTGGAAAATAGTTGCCTGGCCGCACTCAATACCCTGCAGTATATCGCTCATTTTTATTCCAAGGTCCTGATTACGGCAGAGAATCAGAGGAATACCGCTCATTAGCGGCAGAAAGATCTCCAGTACAGAAATGTCAAAAGTGTAGTTCGTGGCCGACAGCCATTGATCACGCTGACTAATCTCCAGCTCCCGCTGCATATGGGTCAGCAGGTTCAGAAGCCCCTGATGTTTAACTGCCACCCCTTTAGGCTGGCCGGTGGAACCAGAGGTATACATTACATAACACAGACTCTCCGGTGTTATTGCCGCTACAACGGCAGCCTTGCTTTGACCTGCGAAAGCAGTATCCTGCACATTCTGCAGATTTATCCCGAACACTGACGCCCTTTGCTTGCTGGCGTTGTCCGTCAGCAACACCCGTATAGCAGTATCCTGCAGGATGACAGCAATCCTTGCATCCGGGCTTTGCACGTCCAGCGGTACATAAGCGGCACCGATTTTCATAATGGCCATCATGCTCATGACCATCTCCGGAGAACTGCCCATAAACAGTCCAACCAGGTCTCCCGGCGCTACCTGTAAATCGTGCTGCAATGCATAGGCCATCGCATGGACCTTTTCCGATAAAAAGCGGGCAGTGAAATAACTATCGCCACAAACCAACACCACACCGCCGGGGCGTTTTTCCATTGCCTCTTCTATATGGTCTATCAGTTGCTGCTTCGGCGCAACCGCTGCCAAGGGGGGATTGAAAGCATGCAAAATTTTTTCTTTGTCTGCTGCCGACAACAATTCAACATCATCCAGTGTTTTGCCTGCTTCCGTATACACGGTATTTAAGATATGCTGGCAGTGGTCTTGCATGGCCACCATCGCATCCAATGAAAAAAGCGCAGGATCATACAATAAGGTCAGACTAACATTGTCGTCATAAACTTTAAAATTAAAGGTAAGATCAAACTCATTCAGCCGGTCTTCTTCGAACTGCGCTTCCCTGTTAGCATCTTGTTGTGGGCCGGGCTTTCTATCCTTTCATAAACCACAAACACATCAAAAAGCGGAGCCCTGCTCAGATCTCTGTCGTTTACCAGTTCCGACACCATTTCCAGATAAGGATAACCTGCATGTTCCAGGGCATCAATGATCATTTTTGCATTAGCGGATAGTATTTGCTCCACGGTGTCGGTTCCGTTCATATTGCACCTGACCGCTAAGTTATTGAGGAAAAATCCGATCAGGTCTTTGACTTCCGGCCTGTTTCTGTTGATTGCGGGAAAGCCGACGATCATCTCCTGCTGACCGGTATATTTATAAAGTAATACGGAGACAATGGTAAACAAGGTGGCAAATACATTGGTATCAGACCGCCGTCCTATTTCGTTCAGCTTCGTTATTGTATGCGCTTCGAAAAGCCGTGACACAGCATGGCTGATATACCCTTTAATCCTTGGCCTTGGGCGTTCAATCCGTAGATTGAGCGCCGGAACATCTCCTCTAAAAATGTCACTCCAATATGCTTTATCGCTCGCATGTTTGCCGGCAACAATACGGCCCTGCTCCCATTCAGCATAATCCTTGTATTGTATTGCCAGTTCCTTCATCCGGAAAGGAATACCCAGCAACAGATCATGATACAGCTGCCGCAACTGGTCAATAAAGAGCGCGGAAGACCACTGGTCTGCAATAATATGATGCATTGTAATGCCCACAACGAACCGGTCATCCGTCGGCCGGAACACTAATACACGCCACAGCGGCGCTTCATCAAGGCGAAAGATGTGTTTTCCTTCTTCCTCCATCACCTGTGCCAACACCGCTTCCGGTGCGGAAACCTGCCGCAGGTCCCGGTATTCAAGATAAACTGCTGCCTGATCGGGAGGCAATATCTTTTGAAACGGCACTTCGTCCACCTGAATAAAAATTGTCCTAAGCACTTCCTGTCGCTTCGTGAGTTCTTTCAACGCCTGGTATAACAGCGCCTCATCAAAAGCATCCGTCGTCTCATATGTGTTCTGTATGTTATTGGTTATTTTTTCTCCCAACAGGTTCTGCAACACCCAAAAGCGTCTCTGGAACGAAGACAACTGATAATGTCCTGCGTCTCTCACTTTCGGAATAAGGTCCGGGTCGCCGTTTCTGTTGACCGATATTTTCCTTGCTAAAGAGGACAACACCGGAAACTCAAATATATCCCTGAGTTTAATGCTGTTGTCCAGATTTTTAAAGATATAGGACATCAGCTTCATGGCCTTCAGAGAGTCTCCTCCGGCGTTGAAGAAATTGTCGTCTATGCCAATATTATTCATATTGAGCAGATCGCGGCACAGATTGAGCAATGTTGTTTCCATTTCGCTCAGTAAAGTCGTCTTAACGGCTTTATCTTTTTTCAGGAAGTGCGCCATCAGTTGCTTACGATCTGTTTTACCAGAGCTGTTCAGCGGAAACTGGTCCATACGGACCAGGTTGTTCGGAACCATATATCCCGGCAGCTGCTGTTCGAGATAGTGCCTGAGTGTGTCGGGTTGAACCTTGCCGTCTGACAAATAAAAAGCCACGAGCTGCTGCACATCATTTTCCTGGCGATTCAGCAGCACGATGCAGTCCTCAACGTCAGAATGCCGGAGAAACGCTTTTTCTATTTCGCCCAACTCTATCCGGTACCCCCTGATCTTAACCTGATTATCCTTCCTGCCATTGAAGTATAGCAAACCTTCTTCGTCCTGCACTCCGAAATCACCGGTTTTGTACATTTTTTCTCCTGCTGCGAAAGGATTGTCCAAAAAACGCTCGCCGGTAAGCTCTTCTTTATTGAGGTAACCTCTACCGACACCTTTCCCGCCAATGTAGATCTCTCCGGGAGTACCCGGGAGCTGAGGCTCCAGTGCGTCGTTCAGCAATAAAACGCTATAACCGGGTAGCGCGCGGCCTATAGGCAAACTTCGGCCTGCCTCCGGCATTTCTGTTATATTATAGTAGGTAGCATCTACGCAACATTCCGTAGGACCGTAGATGTTACTTACCTTCACTCCGCCGGCCATCGCTGTGCTATCCGTAAATTTACGGACGAGCGCCGGCGACCAGCTTTCCCCCGCAACCAATATATGTTTCAGCTGTAACGTAGCCAGGTTCCCCTGCACCTCATCGAGCAATACTTCAAACATACCTGGCGTAAAATCTATTATTTCAATTGCCCTGCTTATAAGGAATGATGCCAGCCGGGCCGGGTTCTTCCGGATGTCATCTCCGATAAGGAACAATGTATCTCCGGAAAAGAATGAAACCCCGTACTGCTGTACAGAAGCGTCAAAAAATACAGGTGCCTGCTGTGCGATAAAAAGTGTCTGCGCTGCCGGTACGGTAACCACCCGGTCCCTGATACCGGCACAAAGATTAACAACGGCCCCGTGCTCCATCATTACCCCTTTGGGCTGCCCGGTCGAACCCGAGGTATAGATAACGTAAGCCAGATCATCGCTGGCTGGCAAATGGCCCACGTATCTGTTATCCGCCGACCACTGCATATCTGACAGACATAATGTCCCGACACCGGAAAAAACAGGTTGCGCAGATTCGTTTTGCGTCAAGAGAAGGCGCATACCGCTATCACTGATTACACGAGAAGTCCGTTCCGCAGGATCGAGGTAGTTCAATGGCAGGTAAGCCGCCCCTGCTTTTAAGATTCCCAGGAATGCTATCATTGTCTGATCGGTGGGCGCGCCATACCATCCCACAATATCCCCTTTATTTATAAGGTAATTTTCTCCAAGATAACCGGCTAACTGATCAGCACATCTGTCCAGCGCGCGGTAAGTCAAGTGCACATCGCCCGCAACCACAGCAACCCTGTCACCATGATTATCCGCATGGTCTTTCACTGCCTCTACGAGTGAACTATAAACAGTTGGGACAGCGGGCACTGCTTCCATATGAAGTTCTCTCAGCATATCATCCGACACTATTCTGAGCTGGTTTATTTCCTTCTCAGGATGTTGTCCGACACTTTTCAGCAGCGTTATAAATCCGGTCAACAGGTTCGCTGCCCGGGCTGCCCCATCGTTGCCCCGGCAGGTTACGCAGGCTATTTTTTCTCCGGCGGCATTTGTGGACACGGTAAGTTTACAGCCGGCCGGCTCGGTTGCTATCTCTGCATAAATCTGTTCTACATTGACATCATGTTTCCTTTCAGCGAGATAATGCTGATATTCAAAGGCACATGCCGGCGAGGTTACCGCCACATTTTCTTTCTGCAACTCATTAGCTCCCGGTGAGAAAAAGTCTTTCACCTCGCGGATATCCGCCAGCTGTGTTTTCACTGCTTCAAAGAGCGTTAGAAAATTATCACCCTGCGCTACTTCCATCCTGACGGGCAGTACTTTGGTAAACACCCCCAGCGTATTACTGACAACAGACAGGTCCCTGCAAGGATCTGTCCATCCTACGGCCTGTACGTTCTCCATCGACACTCTGTACTGCAGCAGGCTCCAGACGCAAAAAAGCAGTTCCGGCGCCGCTTTCTCATCCAGCTGTAATGCAGACAGCACCTGTTGCAGCACTGTTGTCACATTTTCCCTTACGCTGTGTTCGTGCTTTGAATGAAGTTCAGCAGAAGTGATAAAAGCGTGGTCCGGCAGGTGGGGCATCTGCATTTGCTGCAGTGTTTGCAACATGTTTACCGGGATCGTATGCAGGAGTGTAAGATTCTCATTTTGCCAATCGCTATAGGCCGGGTACTGTAACGCCTCTTCATCCGGCAATCCGGGAGTAAAATCCTGATTGTGATAGCGGGCTACTGTTTCCGACACGAGCAGGTTGAGCGACCAATTGTCCAGCAATAGTGGCGAACATTGTAATATTAAATAGCAGGTATCCGGACCTGATGAAACCAATGCAGCGAACAGCGGGCAATCACGGTCGCAGAACGCAGGGTCATTGCTGAGCAGTGGCAACAATGTGTTTACATCAGCCACCTTCATCCGGCGGTATTCTATTTTAAACACCGGTCCGTTATGCTGTTCGCGAACAACCTGTAGAGGCAGAGAGCCGTTTGCGCCGGTACCGATACTGGTATTAAGTATGCTGTGCCGGGTTGCTGCTGCCTGCAGACGTTCTGCCATCAGCTCAGGATTGATATTACCCGTAATACAGTATATGGCGGTGTTAACCGGCATCCTGTCGCCGAACAGTGTCCAGATTCTCTTCTGCTGAGGTGAGATGGTATGTGTAATCATCATAAAACGGATAGCGTGCTAAAGTATCGATGCCATAATTGCTTTCTGTACATGCAGGCGATTTTCCGCCTCATCATATACAATAGATCTCGGATGGTCAGCTACTGCGGCTGTCACCTGCTCGCCACGGATAAAGGGCATACAGTTCATAAACAGCGCCTCCGGGCGGGCCACGGCGAAGTGTTGATCGCTGATCATCCAGTCATTGCGGAGCTCTTCCCTTACCTTAAGATCTTCCTCCGAGCTCATGGTGAGGCTTTTGTAGCTTTTTACGTAAATAACATCAGCATCAGCCGAAGCTTCCGTCAGGTCATTGGAGTAGCTGATGGAGGCCCCGGACGTTTTCTTCATTTCTTCAGCATGGCAGCGGAATTCCTCGTCCAGGTCAAATCCTTTGGGATTCACTACTTTGATGTTCATTCCCAGCGCAGCGGCGGCGGTGAGGAAAGAATGCGGTACTCCCGGTGATTTTTGGTAACGGGAATAGCCCCATGTGAGTACAATATTCTTCTTTTTGTAGTCCTCCCCAAATTTCTCGCGGAGCGTCAGAATATCCGCCATTACCTGGCAAGGGTGTTCTTTATCGTCCAGGGCGTTAATGATTGGTATTCCTGCGTGTTTAGCAATCTCATTAAGCGAGGCGCGGCCAAATCCGTACTGTTGCATATCGTAATACCTCACAACAAGGCCGTCCAGATATTTACCCAGTACCGTGGCAGTATCCCGGATGGTCTCTCCCCGGCTTAGCTGCAGTACGTCTTTATGATAATACTCCATATGTCCGCCGAGGCTTTTTGCACCCACCTGGAACGACACACGGGTACGGGTGGAAGCGGAGTTAAAGAGCATTCCCATAAATTTGCCCTTCAGGTACTCATTACGGTCATCCCCCTGTTTCATGGCAGTGGCGAGATCGAGGATGCCTTCCAGTTCATTTTTTGTATATCCTTTCAAACCCAGGAAATCTTTTGTTGACAGTTTATTCATATGGCAAATGCTAAATCAGGTCTATAATTGATATTAGTTAATTATTCAGGCTACTAACTCTTTTATCTCTTCCTGCACTTCCTCGATACATATTTCCATAGTACTGACAATAGTTTCAATATGGTCTTCATCGAGGATCAACGGAGGGGTTATCATGATATGATCGCCTTCATAGCCATTTACCGAACCTTTACCGGGGTAAAGGATTACGCCTTTGTCGATGGACCGTTCCCCGATCCGCTTCGACAAGGTAAGGGCCGGAGGGAAAGGCGATCTGGTGCTTTTGTCCCGTACCAGTTCCACGCCCGCCAGAAGACCTGCGCCCCGTACGTCTCCCACGATATCATACTTGTACAGCCGCTCCAGTTGCCCAAGAAATAGTTCTCCCATTCTCGCAGCATGGGAATTGATCTTCATGTCCTGCATGTAGTCAATCACAAAGCTTCCGATAGCGGCTCCCAGGGGACTACAGGCAAATGTATGTCCGCCGAGGAACGGGGTTTTGGAATCCTCAAACACTTTACAGATATTACTGTTGGCAATGACAGCCGAAAGCGGATAGTAGCCGCCGCTGATACCCTTGCCTGCAGCGATAATGTCTGGCTTAACGTTCCAGCGGTCCAATCCGAAATTTTCACCCAACCGCCCAAATCCGGTAAGGATTTCGTCTGCGATCATTACCACGTCGTACTTGGTGCATATCCTTCTGATTTCCCGCAGGTATTTTTCATCGGGAGGGGGCACTGCGCCCAAAGCTGCTGCCACCACGGGTTCAAAGACAAAAGCAGCCACCGTTTCAGGCCCTTCTTCCAGGATACATTTCTCCAGCGCATCTGAACAACTTTTTGAATATTCCTCCAGGCTTTGTTCCGCCGGTTTTCTGTAAGCATAGGCAGGTGGTATATGTGGAAAGTTATTCATCCAGCGTTCATAAGTGGCACGCCTTAATTTCATACCGCCTACATCCAGTGTAAAAATGGAATTACCGTGGTAACTGGACCAGCGGCCAATCACTTTATACCGCTCCACATTTCCCTTTATCTGGTGGTACTGATAGGCCAGTTTAATGGCATTCTCCACGGCGTCTGTACCGCTCATGACTGTCCAGGCTCTTTTAAAACCCTCCGGGGCGAACTGTACCAGTTTATCCAGATAAGCCTCTACCACCGGCGAACTAAACCCGTGAGCAGGCGTCACTACTATCTTTGCACTCTGCTCCCGGAATATTTCGCCGATCTCCGGAATTCCATAACCGATGTTGGAGACAGCCGCAGATCCGCTTGCTCCGTCGAGGTAACGTTTACCTGTCTCATCAAATACATAAACTCCCTTACCGTGGGTTAATCTGGCATATTGTTTATCCAGATCAGGACAAACAATCATTGAGTGAATTAGAGAATTGATCATTGTAAAGGGTTTTATAACGGTAATAATAAAATAATCAAAATGCCTCGTCCAGTCGGAAGTGTTGTTCCAACGAAAGGTTTGTTATTGCTGCCGCCTCCGGTCCCAGATCAACCATCTCTATCGCCTCAGCCGGGTACGCTGTAATGTGGCCGATAAATTTGTTCAGCCCCGAAAAAATCTGATCAACAGTACTTCGTTTAAAAAGGAGGTTGTTGTACCGGATGCTTAATGCTATTGCTCCGGCGGATGATTCTACGAAATTCAACTCCAGGTCATAATCACTGACCTCCAGTTCCACTTCATAATCCAGCGCTTCCACCTCACCTGTGCCAGACGTTTCTGCGGCGGTCAAATAATCGTCGTTCATATCACAAGACACCACCACATCTATCAGCGGATGCCTTCCCGGCTCTCTCCGTTTTACATTCTTTTCCACAATGGCATCCAGGGGATATTCCGCATGACTGTATACCGCAGCAAGCGTGTGGCTGATCTGCCGGGTTACATCCACAAAGCTGTCAGTCGGCCTGATATGGGATAAAACGGGCAGTACATTTACAAAAAAGCCAATCTGATTAACCAGTTCAGCCTGCGTCCTTCCCGAGACAGGAATACCGGTAATAACCCGTTCCTGCCGGCACAGCCGGGAGAGAAACAGATGTACCGCTCCAAGTACGCTGTTGAATAAACTGATATGCTGCTGTATGGAAAAGGCCTGTAAGGCGCCGGCCACAGGGGCTGCAATGACATAATTGGCAGTCGCTCCCTGTGCTGTATGAACAGGCCTTCGCTCGTAATCGAACGGCAGCCTTAGCGCCGGTGGTAACTGGGTTAATGTCTGCTGCCAAAAAACTTCGTTTGATGAAGCCCCCCTGCCCCGGTCCTGGTTCAGTTTCCAGTACACATAATCCCTGAACTGAACAGGAAGTTGTTCATGAATGGCATCCTGCCTGTTCAGAAGACGGAAATAGGCACGATTGATTTCGTCGTTCAATATAGCCATTGATCTGCCGTCAGCAATAATATGGTGTATCGACAAGATCAGTATGTGTTCCGTTGCTGACATCCGAATGAGAACACAACGGACCGGTGGCCCTTCTTCCAGGTTAAAGGGGATGTTTATCTCCCGGTTCACCAGTTCATTTATTTCACCGGGCCCTCTCGACGAAGCATCATACTGTACAACCTCGTATTTACTTCCGGCAGGCAGCACCCGCTGCCGCGCTGTGCCATTTACTACCGGAAACACGGTTCTTAATATTTCATACTTTTCTACGACTGCCTGAAAAGCCTCCTGCAAACAGCTAATATTAAGGTTCCCTTTGAGTGTCCGGGCTACAGCAATATTATAATTAACCGCTGCCGGATTCAGCTGGTAGGTGAGCCATAACGATTGTTGCGCAAAAGAAAGCGGGTAAGTATCTGCATCTTCCACCGGCAACAGGGCATCTGCCGGGTCATGCACGTAGCCGGACAGGAATCTTGCCATCGTTGCCACTGTCGGATAATTAAACACATCAGGAAGCTCCAGCCTCACTGCAAACATTTTACTTAATTCAGTAATCAGCCGAATACCTTTCAGAGAGTTACCTCCCAGGTGAAAAAAGTTCTGCTCCACGGAAATACCCGTTACGCCCAGGATCTGCTCATACACTGCTGCCACCATTTCCTCCTGCTTATTCGCCGGGGCGATGACCGGTGCGATGTCTCTGCGTTCCTTAAAGGCTGCCAGCAGTTTCTTGCGATCAGCTTTACCGTTGATATTCAAAGGGATCTTCTCTGTTATCTCATATGCAGACGGTAACAGATGCCGTGGCAGCCGGGCAGCCGCAAAGGCTGCGAGTTCTTCCGGGATAATGCCGGCCGCGCCACTTTCGGCCACAACAAATGCAACCAGCATGTCCATACCCTCGTCTGTGGCCCGGCAAACGGCCGCATTGCCGATTCCCGGGAAGGACAGTAGCACCTGTTCTATTTCTCCCGGCTCTATTCTGTTTCCATTGATCTTTATCTGATCATCTTTTCTGCCGGCAAACAACAACTGTCCACCTTCGGTCCATCGGCCCAGATCGCCCGTAAGATAAACCGGAAACCTGCTGTCATACAGAGAGGGCAAAAACCTTTCCGCGGTAAGCTCCGGGTTATTGATATACCCCCTGGCCACCCCCGGCCCGGACACAGCAATCTCACCAACTGTTCCCAGAGGTTGCAGGCGATGATGGCTGTCCAGAATATAGATGTTCATATTCCTGACCGGTTTTCCTATAGGCACTTCACTGCCGTTGAAAAAACCATCATCCTGGTATATACTGGCGCAAACGGTGGTCTCCGTTGGCCCATAGGCATTTATATACTTTTTGAATTTCCGGTAAAAAGCCGCGTCCGAAATATCAGCCCGCTCCCCTGCCGAAATAACTTTGTTCACTGTTCTGAGCGTATCTTTTTCAAAAAGTTTCAGGTAGGAAGGCGGCATGACGATGGTGGTGACATTTCTGGTAAACAATGTACGTTTCAACCGGTCAATATCCTCCACCTCGCTGTTCTGTATCAACGTGAGGCGTGCACCAGCCAGCAGCGCAATCCATACTTCATAGACAGAAGCATCGAATGTTAACGGAGAGAACTGTAATACATTATCGCTGCTGTTTATTCCTATCTGACTTATCTGGTGGCCGACCATATTAACCAGCCCCTTATGCTCTACAGCAACCCCCTTAGGGCGTCCGGTAGACCCGGAAGTATAGATGACATAAGCAAGGCTGCCAGGGGCCGGGATGGCCGGCACCCCTTGCACAGTTTCAGTCTCTTCCGGCTGGAATTCAATATCGACAGCAAAAATACTACCGTCAAACCCGGGAAAATCGAAAAGAAAACCGGAATGCGTAAGTATCAGTTTCAGCTGGCTGTCTTCCAGTATAGCAGCAGTTCTTTCTGCCGGATAGGCCGGATTAATGGGGAGATATGCCGCTCCTGACATAGTAACGCCAAGCATAGCGACCAGCCAGTCCACAGATCTCTCCAGATAAACACCCAGCAACTGACCTGGACGGACGTCATAAATCTCGCGCAGCTGGCAAGCCAGTAATGCAGACCGCCGGTACAACGCTCCATAGCTAAGGTTGCCATCCCCAAATGTAACCGCGACAGCGTCCGGACGCTCCAAAGCCATCTGCTTAAAGCAGGCAATGATGGACCCCTCCGGTATTTCCTGGCGGATGCCCGCGCCCAAGGATTTCAGCACCTCTTCCTCCTGTTCGTCCATTATCCTGATGTCATTCAGCGAAATATCCGGATTGGATAGACAAACGGCAATATTTAATATATGGCGGCCTATCCGTTCAATAAATGCCTGCTCGAAAAGACCTTTGCGATAGTAGCAACTGGACACAAAAACGCCATCGCTGACATCCATACAGCAGCACAGATCGTGTGTGCCTATCCTGGCCTCGTCAATCTTTCCCGTCGTAACCAGCACATTGCTAAAAGATGGTGTTTTTTCATCACCCGTGATAAGTTCCAGCGGATAGTTCTGATGTTCATAGCTGGCGCCGAGTATATCCTTTATCTGGTTCAAATACGCCCTCAGCGAGCCCCCCCTTTCCATTGGCACCACCACCGGCAGCAGCTCACAGTATATCTTCTGCAGCCGCTCCGGCTTGAA encodes:
- a CDS encoding non-ribosomal peptide synthetase, translating into MVAMQDHCQHILNTVYTEAGKTLDDVELLSAADKEKILHAFNPPLAAVAPKQQLIDHIEEAMEKRPGGVVLVCGDSYFTARFLSEKVHAMAYALQHDLQVAPGDLVGLFMGSSPEMVMSMMAIMKIGAAYVPLDVQSPDARIAVILQDTAIRVLLTDNASKQRASVFGINLQNVQDTAFAGQSKAAVVAAITPESLCYVMYTSGSTGQPKGVAVKHQGLLNLLTHMQRELEISQRDQWLSATNYTFDISVLEIFLPLMSGIPLILCRNQDLGIKMSDILQGIECGQATIFQATPTIWATLAAEHGNAVRKLKKALSGGEFLPVSLGETLFASIPRFWNVYGPTETTIWSASCRIAGTADLSYIGTPITDTAVYICNDQLQLMPIGVEGTIYIGGAGVAAGYLNQPELTRKYFISDPFNPGAVVYNTGDRGYWSETGRLVFTGRKDRQVKIRGHRVELQEIRNTVLRYPGMQDAEVTTENSNGTTELFCYYVCDTGPDEGQLRAYLGSILPDYMIPAYFGKLPRIPLNASGKPDLKALSASGKGVRQQEQQDVVYTLRETAVRKIWEAVLKVSDFGKHDSFFRMGGDSIRIIKLWNRMNEQFGRRIEMMDLFKYDTVEKQAALLTPDLGETILQESTGEGRGKKPPLFFFPPYGGISLIYDKLADRIKDVADPHLFYLKGLKAGEEPAAGMEELIGYFCEKIGRSAAYGECVLLGYSFGGLLAYETARMLEEKGFSVTLFIIDSFPQQNYSPEEDERTGLLEIEHAVNMLQEMYGREADAALFIERYRRVLVAANRLFSKYQQGKAPVRGDVVNFTNPQSSSGNAAFVTTWEQFAGGAYNEVSLKKCDHMKVFEEAENVEMISRIIMRRYHSRQQEKDLSPL